The following are encoded together in the Salinibacterium sp. UTAS2018 genome:
- the guaA gene encoding glutamine-hydrolyzing GMP synthase gives MTDSTATSADTNARPVLVVDFGAQYAQLIARRVREANVYSEIVPHTITAEEIAAKNPAGIVLSGGPSSVYEPGSPDLDPGILKLGVPVFGICYGFQVMARQLGGTVAKTGLREYGATDMTVQGGGGSLLGDQPKEQTVWMSHGDAVTEAPEGFDVLASSEATPVAAFASKERGLYGVQWHPEVKHSEFGQTVLENFLHDAAGIPADWNSGNVITEQVARIREQVGSARVICGLSGGVDSAVAAAIVHKAVGDQLVCIFVDHGLLRQDERRQVEEDYVASTGVRLVTVDAVDQFMDALAGVTDPETKRKIIGREFIRSFENAAEALVLEAQGGEEPVKFLVQGTLYPDVVESGGGTGTANIKSHHNVGGLPDDLQFALVEPLRTLFKDEVRAIGRELGLPEVIVGRQPFPGPGLGIRIIGEVTHDRLELLRKADAIARAELTAAGLDDTIWQCPVVLLADVRSVGVQGDGRTYGHPIVLRPVSSEDAMTADWTRLPYDVLAKISNRITNEVDGVNRVVLDVTSKPPGTIEWE, from the coding sequence ATGACCGATTCCACGGCCACCTCCGCAGACACGAATGCTCGCCCCGTTCTCGTTGTCGACTTTGGCGCTCAGTACGCGCAATTGATCGCACGCCGCGTGCGCGAAGCCAACGTGTACAGCGAGATTGTTCCTCACACCATCACCGCGGAAGAGATTGCGGCCAAGAACCCGGCCGGCATCGTGCTGAGCGGTGGCCCGTCGAGCGTCTACGAGCCTGGCTCGCCCGACCTCGACCCCGGCATCCTCAAGCTTGGTGTTCCGGTTTTCGGTATTTGCTACGGCTTTCAAGTGATGGCGCGCCAGCTTGGCGGCACCGTTGCGAAGACGGGCCTGCGCGAATACGGCGCGACCGACATGACGGTTCAGGGCGGCGGCGGTTCGTTGCTCGGCGACCAGCCGAAAGAGCAGACGGTGTGGATGAGTCACGGCGATGCCGTGACCGAAGCCCCCGAGGGTTTCGATGTGTTGGCGAGCAGTGAAGCGACTCCGGTTGCTGCGTTTGCGAGCAAGGAACGCGGTCTTTACGGCGTGCAGTGGCACCCCGAGGTCAAGCACTCCGAGTTCGGCCAGACCGTTCTCGAAAACTTCTTGCACGATGCGGCGGGCATCCCTGCCGACTGGAACAGCGGCAACGTCATTACCGAGCAGGTTGCCCGCATCCGCGAGCAGGTTGGCTCGGCTCGCGTGATCTGTGGTCTTTCTGGTGGAGTTGACTCCGCTGTTGCCGCCGCGATCGTGCACAAGGCCGTCGGCGATCAGCTCGTCTGCATCTTCGTTGATCACGGTCTGCTGCGTCAGGATGAGCGTCGTCAGGTTGAAGAGGACTATGTCGCCTCGACCGGTGTTCGCCTCGTGACGGTCGACGCCGTTGATCAGTTCATGGATGCTCTCGCCGGAGTCACTGACCCCGAGACGAAGCGCAAGATTATCGGTCGCGAGTTCATCCGCAGCTTCGAAAACGCTGCTGAAGCTCTCGTGCTCGAAGCCCAGGGCGGTGAAGAGCCCGTGAAGTTCTTGGTGCAGGGCACGCTGTATCCGGATGTCGTGGAAAGCGGCGGAGGAACCGGCACGGCCAACATCAAGAGCCACCACAATGTCGGCGGGCTCCCCGACGACTTGCAGTTCGCTCTCGTTGAGCCACTACGCACACTGTTCAAGGACGAAGTGCGCGCGATCGGTCGCGAGCTGGGATTGCCGGAGGTCATTGTTGGCCGCCAGCCGTTCCCCGGCCCCGGTCTCGGCATCCGCATCATCGGCGAAGTTACGCACGATCGTCTGGAACTGCTGCGCAAGGCTGACGCGATTGCTCGCGCCGAGCTCACCGCTGCCGGCCTCGACGACACCATCTGGCAGTGCCCGGTAGTTCTTCTCGCCGACGTTCGTTCGGTGGGCGTGCAGGGCGATGGCCGCACCTACGGTCACCCGATCGTGCTGCGCCCGGTGTCCTCCGAAGACGCGATGACTGCCGACTGGACGCGCCTGCCATACGACGTGCTAGCCAAGATTTCTAACCGCATCACCAATGAGGTGGATGGGGTGAACCGTGTGGTTCTCGACGTGACGTCGAAGCCACCGGGAACCATCGAGTGGGAATAA
- a CDS encoding AraC family transcriptional regulator produces the protein MATIDDERDETVLPVNFASELGHALPVEALDYATLVERMGPAYFERAQRPSFELMIVIRSGSGSHTVDFQTVALHPGRVLFVRAGQVQQWHVENDLSASVVVALPAASQTAEWLPGDPTHADLGEHSLTTALDLVAAIDREQQRFTPDEHSVALLTALFSALVALYQRASSEPGRGALPHAYLAFRAALERDLTLSRNVRDYVTGLGYSERTVSRACQTVTGLTAKALLDERLMLEAKRLLAHTDGTVASISTALGFSEPTNFTKFFERVIGTSPAEFRRHLVHFAP, from the coding sequence GTGGCCACTATTGACGATGAGCGCGACGAGACCGTACTGCCGGTCAACTTCGCGAGCGAGCTAGGTCACGCTCTCCCCGTCGAGGCACTCGACTACGCGACGCTCGTGGAGCGAATGGGGCCAGCGTATTTCGAACGCGCGCAGCGGCCCTCTTTCGAACTCATGATCGTCATCCGTAGCGGTAGCGGTTCCCACACCGTCGACTTTCAGACGGTCGCCCTGCATCCCGGACGCGTGCTGTTCGTGCGCGCCGGCCAGGTGCAGCAGTGGCACGTTGAGAACGATCTCAGCGCCAGTGTGGTCGTAGCATTACCCGCTGCCTCACAAACCGCGGAGTGGCTCCCCGGCGACCCCACTCACGCCGACCTCGGCGAGCACTCGCTCACCACCGCGCTCGACCTTGTCGCCGCAATCGACCGAGAACAACAGCGATTCACGCCCGACGAGCACTCCGTCGCCCTGCTCACCGCACTGTTCTCTGCACTCGTCGCTCTCTATCAACGCGCGAGCAGCGAGCCTGGCCGGGGCGCCCTCCCCCACGCCTACCTCGCCTTTCGCGCCGCCCTCGAACGTGACCTCACCCTCAGCCGCAATGTTCGCGACTACGTCACTGGCCTCGGCTATTCCGAGCGCACTGTCAGCCGCGCCTGCCAAACCGTCACGGGCCTCACCGCCAAAGCGCTTCTGGATGAGCGGCTCATGCTCGAGGCGAAGCGACTGCTGGCACACACCGACGGCACGGTGGCATCCATCTCGACGGCGCTCGGATTCAGCGAGCCCACCAACTTCACGAAGTTCTTCGAGCGCGTGATCGGCACCTCGCCCGCGGAGTTCCGGCGCCACCTTGTCCACTTTGCACCATAA
- a CDS encoding oxygenase MpaB family protein, whose protein sequence is MPASAPLRIADISADVALLAGGGAAILLQIAHPAVGQAVAEHSDFARRPLDRLNGTLTYLYVTVYGTPAEAAEVARRVGAAHRPVRADSYDARDPQLQLWVAATLYDTAMRVRELVFGPLRDVDAETLLADYAVIATALGVPRTLWPADRAAFAAYWNESVASLRVTDASRGVAQQLLHPTGGPWWLRASMPLARVLTAGLLSAELREAYALPHHPRRFTRIMRVTRVVYPRLPRWVRFAAQRWYLASFRRSLN, encoded by the coding sequence ATGCCCGCGTCCGCCCCTCTCAGAATCGCGGATATCTCTGCCGACGTCGCTCTGTTGGCTGGCGGCGGGGCGGCCATTCTGTTGCAAATCGCGCACCCCGCTGTGGGGCAGGCGGTCGCCGAGCACAGTGACTTTGCGCGGCGCCCCTTGGATCGCCTCAACGGCACCCTTACCTACCTCTACGTCACTGTGTATGGCACTCCGGCCGAAGCTGCCGAGGTCGCCCGGCGGGTGGGCGCGGCTCACCGCCCGGTGCGAGCCGACAGCTACGACGCCCGTGATCCGCAACTGCAGTTGTGGGTGGCGGCCACGCTCTACGACACCGCGATGCGCGTGCGTGAGCTGGTCTTCGGGCCGCTGCGCGACGTGGACGCCGAAACCCTGCTCGCCGACTACGCCGTGATCGCGACGGCGTTGGGCGTCCCGCGCACGCTGTGGCCTGCCGACCGCGCGGCCTTCGCCGCCTACTGGAACGAGAGCGTGGCCTCGTTGCGCGTCACCGACGCGAGCCGCGGAGTTGCCCAGCAGCTGCTGCATCCGACCGGCGGACCGTGGTGGCTACGCGCCTCGATGCCGCTCGCGCGAGTGCTGACCGCCGGGTTGCTGAGTGCTGAACTGCGCGAGGCTTATGCGCTCCCCCACCACCCGAGACGCTTCACCCGGATCATGCGGGTCACGCGGGTCGTGTACCCGCGCCTGCCGCGCTGGGTACGCTTCGCGGCGCAACGGTGGTATCTGGCGTCGTTCCGGCGATCGCTGAACTAG
- a CDS encoding ATP-dependent helicase encodes MTTALDSHDPGRSDDGTPVGDPLLDGLNPRQREAVEYRGPSLLIVAGAGSGKTSVLTRRIAGLLRSREAWPSQILAITFTNKAAAEMRERVGAIVGDSAEGMWISTFHSACVRILRREAEAFGFSKNFTIYDSADSKALLKRILKELDADMFGLTVSKAANRISQLKNELTDVDSFARDANLSDPTEKKFLEVFRRYTRGLSDANAFDFDDLIGQTVYLFRAFPHIAATYQRRFKHILVDEYQDTNHAQYSLIRELTRPPAPEQFETSPGVLVQGHTNELEAASLTVVGDSDQSIYAFRGADIRNIVEFERDFPRSTVILLEQNYRSTQTILDAANAVISHNFDRKDKKLFTTVGAGDKIVGFTGYSGHDEAQFVADEIQKLHDEGVAYKDVAVFYRTNSQTRALEEIFIRAALPYRVLGGTKFYERAEIKDAFGYLIAVANPADPLALRRIMNTPKRGIGPATEAALQAWADAREMTLRDAMRNASELGLGPKVTKAILGLAEVLDEVMAKVATSKPADILTELLERSGYLAALRASQDPQDEARAENVDELVAVTKEFGKNNPDGTLLDFLTEVSLVAAADDLDDSSGTVSLMTLHTAKGLEYDSVFLTGVEEDLLPHRMSANEPGGPAEERRLFYVGITRARKRLFLSLAMTRAQFGEVNVAMPSRYLQEIPTELIEWKQSPGMANSRGGTQSRALNARRDGNSGGGSWSGSLRAAAAGGLPPAPPRAKTEWANAVTATVRDNGDLTLAAGDRIRHTDFGDGTVNQVTGAGPKSIADVQFDTAGRKRLLIKIAPIEKL; translated from the coding sequence ATGACGACAGCTCTTGACTCTCATGACCCTGGCCGCTCAGACGACGGCACTCCCGTTGGCGACCCTCTGCTCGACGGGCTGAATCCGCGCCAGCGCGAAGCCGTCGAATACCGCGGCCCCTCGCTACTGATTGTGGCGGGTGCCGGTTCGGGTAAGACGAGCGTGCTGACGCGTCGTATTGCCGGACTGTTGCGCTCGCGCGAGGCATGGCCGAGCCAGATTCTGGCCATCACCTTCACCAACAAGGCCGCGGCCGAAATGCGCGAGCGTGTTGGTGCGATCGTCGGTGATTCGGCTGAGGGTATGTGGATCTCCACCTTCCACTCCGCGTGTGTGCGCATCCTGCGGCGCGAAGCGGAAGCCTTTGGCTTCTCCAAGAACTTCACCATCTACGACTCGGCCGACAGCAAGGCCTTGCTCAAGCGGATTCTTAAAGAGCTCGACGCCGACATGTTTGGCCTCACCGTCAGCAAAGCCGCGAACCGCATTTCGCAGCTCAAGAACGAACTCACCGACGTCGACAGCTTCGCGCGGGATGCCAACCTCAGCGATCCGACAGAAAAGAAGTTCCTTGAGGTCTTCCGTCGCTACACTCGCGGTCTGAGTGACGCGAACGCTTTCGACTTCGACGACCTCATCGGTCAGACGGTATACCTGTTCCGGGCGTTCCCTCACATTGCGGCCACCTACCAGCGCCGCTTCAAGCACATCCTCGTTGACGAATATCAGGACACCAACCACGCGCAGTACTCCCTTATTCGAGAGTTGACGCGGCCGCCGGCTCCAGAGCAGTTCGAGACCTCGCCCGGCGTGCTCGTGCAAGGTCACACCAACGAGCTTGAGGCCGCCTCGCTCACCGTGGTGGGCGACAGTGACCAGTCGATTTATGCGTTCCGCGGGGCCGACATCCGCAACATCGTCGAGTTCGAGCGCGACTTTCCGCGGTCGACCGTGATTCTGCTCGAGCAGAACTACCGATCGACTCAGACGATTCTGGATGCTGCCAACGCGGTGATTTCCCACAACTTTGACCGCAAAGACAAGAAGCTTTTCACGACGGTCGGCGCTGGCGACAAGATTGTGGGCTTCACCGGTTACTCCGGGCACGACGAAGCGCAGTTTGTGGCGGATGAGATTCAGAAGCTTCACGATGAAGGCGTCGCTTACAAAGACGTGGCCGTTTTCTATCGCACCAACTCGCAGACGCGTGCGCTGGAGGAGATCTTCATCCGCGCAGCCCTGCCGTACCGAGTTCTCGGTGGCACCAAGTTCTACGAGCGCGCGGAAATCAAGGATGCGTTCGGCTACCTGATTGCGGTTGCTAACCCGGCGGATCCGTTGGCTTTGCGCCGCATCATGAACACTCCCAAGCGGGGCATTGGTCCGGCGACTGAGGCGGCCCTTCAGGCGTGGGCGGATGCCCGCGAAATGACTCTGCGCGATGCGATGCGCAACGCCTCTGAGCTCGGCCTTGGCCCTAAAGTCACGAAAGCGATCCTCGGTTTAGCTGAGGTGCTCGACGAAGTGATGGCGAAGGTCGCGACATCCAAGCCCGCAGACATTTTGACTGAACTACTCGAACGTTCGGGCTACCTCGCAGCGCTGCGCGCCTCGCAAGACCCACAGGATGAAGCTCGCGCCGAGAACGTGGACGAGCTCGTGGCCGTGACCAAGGAGTTCGGTAAGAACAATCCCGATGGCACCCTCCTCGACTTTCTCACCGAGGTCTCGCTCGTGGCGGCCGCAGATGACCTCGACGACTCGAGCGGAACCGTGTCGCTCATGACGCTCCACACCGCGAAGGGCCTCGAGTACGACTCCGTGTTCCTTACCGGTGTTGAAGAAGACCTGCTGCCACACCGCATGTCGGCCAACGAGCCCGGCGGCCCCGCCGAAGAGCGTCGACTGTTCTACGTGGGCATCACGCGGGCCCGCAAACGGCTCTTCCTCTCGCTTGCCATGACCCGCGCCCAGTTCGGTGAAGTCAACGTGGCGATGCCGAGCCGCTACCTGCAAGAGATCCCGACCGAACTCATAGAGTGGAAGCAGTCGCCAGGAATGGCGAACTCGCGCGGGGGAACCCAGTCGCGGGCGCTCAACGCCCGCCGCGACGGCAACAGCGGCGGCGGCTCGTGGTCCGGTTCGCTCCGGGCTGCGGCAGCGGGCGGATTGCCTCCGGCCCCTCCGCGCGCCAAGACCGAGTGGGCCAATGCGGTGACGGCAACCGTGCGCGACAACGGTGACCTCACTCTGGCGGCGGGCGACCGCATCCGCCACACTGACTTTGGTGACGGAACCGTGAACCAGGTCACGGGCGCTGGCCCTAAGAGCATCGCTGACGTTCAATTCGACACCGCAGGGCGCAAGCGCCTGCTGATCAAGATTGCTCCCATTGAGAAACTTTGA
- a CDS encoding nuclear transport factor 2 family protein, which translates to MRDGREGFIEFFENFTTRNPIRDIEIVRGFEDGHFVFIQARQKLNNGEFTYVTADIFDTDDDAKLIEHWDMIAEVEPTSVSGRTPFDGPTEVTDLDKTEVNKRLVFEYVTKVLIEGDRTLAASFVHPDLAQHDPLIADGRDAYFAFADAHAVRYDQIHNLIGSGNFVAVLAAADKEGIAQALIDLYRVENGLIVEHWVVSEEITDPSTWVNSGKF; encoded by the coding sequence GTGCGCGACGGCCGCGAAGGATTCATCGAATTCTTCGAAAACTTCACCACCCGCAACCCCATCCGCGACATCGAGATCGTTCGTGGCTTCGAAGATGGACACTTCGTCTTCATCCAGGCCCGCCAGAAGCTCAACAACGGCGAATTCACCTATGTGACCGCCGACATTTTCGACACCGACGACGATGCCAAGCTCATCGAGCACTGGGACATGATCGCCGAAGTCGAGCCCACGAGCGTGAGCGGGCGCACACCGTTTGATGGCCCGACCGAGGTTACCGATCTCGACAAGACCGAAGTCAACAAACGGCTCGTCTTCGAATACGTGACGAAGGTTCTCATCGAGGGCGACCGCACGCTCGCCGCGTCGTTTGTGCACCCCGATCTCGCCCAGCACGACCCGCTGATTGCCGACGGCCGCGATGCTTACTTTGCGTTTGCCGATGCACACGCAGTGCGTTACGACCAGATTCACAATCTCATCGGGTCGGGAAACTTCGTTGCCGTTCTCGCTGCGGCCGACAAGGAGGGAATCGCGCAAGCCCTGATCGACCTCTACCGCGTCGAGAACGGTCTCATCGTCGAGCACTGGGTCGTGTCCGAAGAGATCACTGACCCGAGCACCTGGGTGAACTCCGGCAAGTTCTAA
- a CDS encoding glycerophosphodiester phosphodiesterase family protein: MITTIRPLVIGHRGASGYRPEHTRAAYELAFTLGADAVEPDIVATRDGVLVLRHENEISGTTNVAEHPEFAARRTSKTIDGKAITGWFTEDFTWAELSTLRARERLPEVRQANTSHNDGSPILRLSELLEIVDQHPEGQRRTLKIVAEIKHASYFASIGLPLDELFARDMREWATADNLIIESFEQSVLHRIRERGIPGKLLFLLESSGAPSDLVARYGSKARSYAEHLSDAGLAALAAEVDGISVDKKMLMVKDLGGNLTGTNDLVERAHAAGLLIFCWTLRAENRFLPKNLRSSKQPEQHGDWMSEFRTLMDSGLDGVFADQPDLAVTARG, from the coding sequence ATGATCACCACCATTCGCCCGCTTGTGATCGGGCACCGCGGGGCAAGCGGCTATCGCCCAGAGCACACCAGAGCCGCCTACGAACTTGCGTTCACGCTGGGGGCGGATGCGGTGGAACCTGACATCGTGGCAACCCGCGATGGCGTGCTGGTGTTGCGTCACGAGAACGAGATTTCGGGCACAACCAATGTGGCTGAACATCCGGAATTTGCGGCTCGGCGCACCTCGAAGACGATCGACGGCAAGGCGATCACAGGCTGGTTCACCGAGGATTTCACGTGGGCTGAGCTCTCGACATTGCGGGCGCGAGAGCGACTGCCCGAGGTGCGGCAAGCGAACACGAGCCACAACGATGGGTCGCCGATTCTGCGTCTGAGCGAACTGCTCGAGATCGTTGACCAGCATCCGGAGGGACAGCGCCGCACCTTGAAGATCGTGGCGGAGATCAAGCACGCGAGCTACTTTGCATCGATTGGGCTGCCGCTGGATGAGTTGTTCGCGCGCGACATGCGGGAGTGGGCCACGGCCGACAACCTGATCATCGAATCGTTCGAGCAGAGTGTGCTGCATCGCATCCGCGAACGTGGAATCCCCGGGAAGCTCCTGTTCTTGCTCGAGTCGAGCGGGGCGCCCTCTGATCTCGTCGCCCGATACGGCTCGAAAGCGCGCAGCTATGCCGAGCATCTCAGCGACGCCGGTCTCGCCGCGCTCGCCGCCGAAGTTGACGGCATTAGCGTCGACAAGAAGATGCTCATGGTGAAAGATCTCGGGGGTAACCTCACGGGCACCAATGACCTCGTCGAGCGCGCCCACGCCGCTGGGCTGCTCATCTTCTGCTGGACGCTGCGCGCTGAGAACCGGTTCTTACCGAAGAACCTGCGCTCAAGTAAGCAGCCCGAACAGCATGGCGATTGGATGTCGGAGTTTCGCACCCTGATGGATTCCGGGCTCGATGGTGTCTTTGCCGATCAACCCGACCTCGCCGTCACCGCGCGCGGGTAG
- a CDS encoding Bax inhibitor-1/YccA family protein, with product MALNNPAFSRDAAFSSRGGIAVANQVSNQQLNDMYNREAVPASGDVMTVEDTIAKTVGAFAILVVGAALSWMLVPALPLLWLGAGLIGFVLALVNIFKKKPSGALVLTYAAFEGVFVGGISRVFENASGGVVTQAVIATIAVVGVTLALFASGKIRASKKATKIFMIALIGYVVFTLLNVVLMATGVVQSAQGLRDVTFMGIPLGAIIGVLVVIMAAYSLVLDFDNIQKGVANRAPRAYGWKGAFGIMVTVIWLYLELLRFFSIIRN from the coding sequence ATGGCACTCAATAACCCCGCTTTCTCCCGCGATGCTGCGTTCAGCTCGCGCGGCGGAATCGCCGTAGCGAACCAGGTCTCCAACCAGCAGCTCAACGACATGTACAACCGTGAGGCAGTTCCTGCTTCTGGCGATGTTATGACCGTTGAAGACACCATTGCCAAGACCGTTGGCGCGTTCGCGATTCTCGTCGTCGGCGCCGCGTTGAGCTGGATGCTCGTACCCGCCCTCCCCTTGCTGTGGCTCGGCGCCGGGCTCATTGGCTTCGTCCTTGCGCTCGTCAATATCTTCAAGAAGAAGCCATCTGGCGCTCTTGTTCTCACCTACGCCGCGTTCGAAGGCGTTTTTGTAGGCGGCATTTCGCGTGTCTTCGAAAATGCGTCAGGCGGAGTGGTGACTCAAGCCGTCATCGCCACCATTGCCGTCGTCGGTGTCACTCTCGCCCTCTTCGCGAGCGGCAAGATTCGCGCCTCGAAGAAGGCCACCAAGATCTTCATGATCGCCCTCATCGGCTATGTGGTGTTCACGCTTCTCAACGTTGTTCTGATGGCTACGGGAGTGGTTCAGTCCGCTCAGGGCCTGCGCGATGTCACGTTTATGGGAATCCCACTCGGCGCCATCATCGGTGTGCTCGTCGTGATCATGGCCGCATATTCGCTGGTTCTCGACTTTGACAACATCCAGAAGGGTGTCGCCAACCGCGCTCCCCGCGCGTACGGCTGGAAGGGTGCCTTCGGCATCATGGTCACCGTCATCTGGCTGTACCTCGAGCTGCTGCGCTTCTTCTCGATCATTCGAAACTAA
- a CDS encoding DUF3817 domain-containing protein, with amino-acid sequence MALGPRLSDIPNIRRTLKFYKVSSIITGTFLLVLCLMMVFRYGLGGDIELNGPSAFLTLTPKELVQGINVSTIILIVHGWLYVFYVAADFILWRLTRYSFLRFLYIALGGVIPFLSFFLERQVPRLVETKIAKLESAAAAKAAGADSAKATA; translated from the coding sequence ATGGCTCTCGGTCCCCGGCTTTCAGATATCCCCAACATTCGTCGCACCCTCAAGTTTTACAAGGTGTCGTCGATCATCACCGGTACCTTCCTGCTCGTGCTCTGTCTCATGATGGTGTTCCGCTACGGCTTGGGTGGCGATATCGAGCTCAACGGCCCCTCCGCTTTCTTGACACTTACGCCGAAAGAGCTCGTGCAAGGCATTAACGTCTCGACGATCATCCTGATCGTTCACGGCTGGCTCTACGTGTTCTACGTGGCCGCCGACTTCATCCTCTGGCGCCTGACGCGGTATTCTTTCTTGCGCTTCCTCTACATCGCCCTTGGCGGTGTCATCCCCTTCCTCTCGTTCTTCCTTGAACGTCAGGTACCGCGCCTCGTTGAGACGAAGATCGCGAAACTCGAATCCGCTGCAGCTGCGAAAGCGGCCGGCGCTGACTCCGCAAAGGCAACTGCATGA
- a CDS encoding RNB domain-containing ribonuclease, whose translation MRNFDSEGTPQSGTPRHAEPRLVVPRVRPLDTNDELAQALAAVRVELKLPTEFSAEVEEAADAAVAAFEPPELDLTSIPFVTIDPEGATDLDQALYLERAGETLRVMYAIAEVPAFVLPGSLVDAEARKRGQTLYGPDDRVPLHPTIISEDAASLLAGATRPAFVWTFDLDAAGSVIATTLVRAQVRNRRQYNYVEVQELLDNDRADESLSLLPEFGRLRTELERQRGGASLNRPDEEVAVVDGQYVIERRASLPIEDYNAHVSLMTGMEAARIMLEGKVGILRTMPAPDDETLEQFRRQVASLGCPWPENQNYGEYLRTLDHSDPRALAATHAATSLFRGAGYTPFDGELPEDTIQAAVAAPYAHATAPLRRLVDRFVLVACEAIVAGRDVPKWVREALPQLPKIMGRTSQLASQFDRSSVDVIEAALLRPRVGDEFEATVVSERGDGGVIQIADPVITARISGMVSAGATVRVRLVSAEIATGTIEFELV comes from the coding sequence TTGAGAAACTTTGATTCCGAAGGAACACCGCAGTCGGGCACGCCGCGCCATGCGGAGCCACGACTCGTTGTTCCGCGCGTTCGACCGCTCGACACCAACGATGAGCTAGCGCAGGCGCTCGCGGCAGTGCGGGTTGAACTCAAGTTGCCGACCGAGTTCAGCGCGGAGGTCGAAGAGGCAGCGGATGCCGCCGTCGCGGCGTTCGAGCCGCCCGAGCTCGATCTCACCAGCATTCCGTTCGTCACCATCGACCCCGAGGGTGCGACCGACCTCGATCAGGCGCTCTACCTGGAACGCGCGGGCGAGACGCTGCGCGTGATGTACGCGATCGCTGAAGTTCCCGCGTTTGTGTTGCCCGGTTCGTTGGTCGACGCCGAAGCCCGCAAGCGTGGCCAGACCCTTTACGGTCCCGACGACCGGGTGCCGCTGCATCCGACGATCATCAGTGAAGATGCGGCGTCACTGCTTGCCGGGGCTACGCGACCCGCTTTCGTGTGGACCTTCGATCTGGATGCCGCGGGCTCCGTGATCGCGACAACTCTCGTGCGCGCGCAGGTGCGTAATCGTCGCCAGTACAACTATGTGGAAGTGCAAGAGCTGCTCGACAACGATCGCGCGGATGAATCGCTCTCGCTGCTGCCCGAGTTCGGTCGCTTGCGCACCGAACTCGAACGTCAGCGCGGGGGAGCGAGCCTCAATCGGCCCGACGAAGAAGTCGCCGTAGTCGATGGCCAGTACGTGATCGAGCGCCGTGCGTCACTGCCGATCGAGGACTACAACGCCCACGTCTCGCTCATGACCGGCATGGAAGCTGCGCGCATCATGCTCGAGGGCAAGGTGGGCATCCTGCGCACGATGCCCGCGCCCGACGACGAAACGCTTGAACAGTTCCGCCGTCAGGTAGCGAGCCTCGGATGCCCGTGGCCTGAGAACCAGAACTATGGCGAGTACCTGCGCACTCTCGACCACTCCGACCCTCGCGCCCTCGCAGCGACTCACGCCGCCACGTCGCTGTTCCGTGGAGCGGGCTACACGCCGTTCGACGGCGAGCTGCCCGAAGACACCATCCAGGCTGCTGTTGCAGCGCCCTACGCTCATGCGACCGCGCCACTGCGTCGCCTCGTCGACCGCTTCGTGCTCGTGGCGTGTGAAGCGATTGTGGCTGGCCGGGATGTTCCGAAGTGGGTTCGTGAAGCGCTCCCGCAACTGCCCAAAATCATGGGCCGCACGAGTCAGCTCGCGTCACAGTTCGACCGCTCATCGGTTGATGTGATCGAAGCGGCACTGTTGCGGCCGCGAGTGGGCGACGAGTTCGAGGCCACGGTGGTCTCCGAGCGCGGCGATGGTGGCGTCATCCAGATTGCTGATCCGGTGATCACAGCCCGCATCTCCGGCATGGTTTCGGCCGGAGCCACGGTGCGCGTGCGACTCGTTTCTGCCGAAATTGCGACCGGAACGATTGAGTTCGAACTCGTCTAA
- a CDS encoding DUF4190 domain-containing protein: MPECSSCAAAVQPEWKFCIYCGEPTSADATRPAPLAAPRTNPVAILALILAAFAGAPALIFGHIAMRQIKENGERGMVMARVATVLGYVWLVVWGILLYSLLTNVS; the protein is encoded by the coding sequence ATGCCCGAATGTTCGTCATGCGCTGCCGCAGTGCAACCCGAGTGGAAATTCTGCATCTATTGCGGAGAACCAACCTCGGCCGATGCAACGCGCCCGGCCCCTCTGGCAGCTCCGCGAACTAACCCGGTTGCGATTCTCGCTCTCATTCTCGCGGCCTTCGCCGGTGCCCCGGCTCTGATCTTTGGGCACATCGCGATGCGCCAAATCAAGGAGAACGGCGAGCGCGGTATGGTCATGGCCCGCGTCGCCACCGTTCTGGGATACGTGTGGTTAGTCGTGTGGGGCATTCTGCTGTACTCGCTTCTGACCAATGTCAGCTGA